The Xiphias gladius isolate SHS-SW01 ecotype Sanya breed wild chromosome 9, ASM1685928v1, whole genome shotgun sequence genome window below encodes:
- the cd79b gene encoding B-cell antigen receptor complex-associated protein beta chain, which yields MRWLLAGCCGLVLIHFSAAQNLTLVQRPRFYGVKIHRTVQIYCGPTPQHNMPATVQWYKAEAYDKEPEKRAEVSGERIGFHNRSQTENAFLYIKNVQLQDSGVYFCKVNDAWGPGTQLVAVRPVDLPQALYRTKMKDGLIIFQGLLLAVCIAALLLRKQTLWEKNDSIYEEPETDHIYEGLAIETCGGGLYEELSVYAQAEGAEAPWE from the exons ATGCGCTGGTTGCTGGCTGGATGCTGTGGGCTCGTTCTGATCCATTTCTCAG CGGCCCAGAACCTCACCCTCGTCCAGAGGCCCAGGTTCTATGGTGTAAAAATCCACCGCACCGTGCAGATTTACTGCGGCCCAACCCCTCAGCACAACATGCCCGCCACCGTTCAGTGGTACAAGGCCGAAGCGTACGACAAGGAACCCGAAAAGAGAGCAGAGGTCAGTGGAGAGAGGATTGGATTCCATAACAGGAGTCAGACTGAAAACGCCTTTCTCTACATCAAAAATGTGCAACTGCAGGACAGCGGAGTGTACTTCTGCAAGGTCAACGATGCATGGGGGCCTGGAACTCAACTAGTAGCTGTCA gGCCCGTTGACCTGCCCCAGGCGCTGTACAGGACCAAGATGAAGGACGGTCTCATTATCTTCCAGGGCCTGCTGTTGGCCGTGTGTATCGCTGCTTTACTGCTACGCAAACAAACCCTG TGGGAAAAGAACGACAGCATATATGAGGAGCCGGAAACCGATCACATCTACGAG GGCTTGGCGATCGAGACGTGCGGCGGGGGCCTGTACGAGGAACTCTCCGTCTACGCCCAGGCCGAGGGAGCCGAGGCCCCGTGGGAGTGA